Proteins encoded within one genomic window of Microbacterium soli:
- the purL gene encoding phosphoribosylformylglycinamidine synthase subunit PurL gives MSAAPSASAHQHIPDSVENAIATPEKEQPYAALGLKDDEYARIREILGRRPTSGELAMYSVMWSEHCSYKSSKKYLRRFGEKVSEEMKARLMVGMGQNAGVVDVGEGWAVTFKAESHNHPSFIEPFQGAATGVGGIVRDIISMGARPVAVMDALRFGAIDHPDTPRVVHGVTSGISFYGNCLGLPNIGGETVFDAVYQANPLVNALAVGVLRHEDLKLANATGVGNKVVLFGARTGGDGIGGASILASDTFADGGPTKRPAVQVGDPFAEKVLIECCLELFQNELVEAIQDLGAAGISCATSELAANGNSGMHVSLDDVLLRDPTLTAEEILMSESQERMMAIVTPDKLDAFMAVVNKWEVETSVLGEVTGDGRLVIDWRGERIVDVDPSTVAVDGPVYDRPVAYPTWIDALQADAAELLPRSNDPAVLREQFLALLGSPNLADTSWITDQYDYYVGGNTALAFPDDAGMMRVDEESGLGFAIATDANGRYSQLDPYAGAQLALAEAYRNVAVTGAVPTAITDCLNFGSPENPEVMWQFGQTVDALADGCHQLGTPVTGGNVSFYNQTGDVPIHPTPLVGVMGIIEDVSRRIPSGWQDEGQNIYLLGTTSTELSGSAWADVVHGHLGGLPPKVDLAREKDLAGLLSAARDEWLISSAHDLSEGGLGQALAEGVMRFGLGARVWLTELMDRDGVDAASALFSESTGRVIVTVPREDDVKFRGLCEGRGYPVLRIGVTDSAPVLEVQDVFTLTVDELRTVSQATLPAVFGPTVSEAAA, from the coding sequence GTGTCCGCCGCACCCTCAGCATCCGCTCATCAGCACATCCCCGACTCCGTCGAGAACGCCATCGCCACCCCCGAGAAGGAGCAGCCGTACGCGGCGCTCGGCCTCAAGGACGACGAGTACGCCCGCATCCGCGAGATCCTCGGGCGTCGGCCCACGAGCGGCGAGCTGGCCATGTACTCGGTCATGTGGAGCGAGCACTGCTCCTACAAGTCGTCCAAGAAGTACCTGCGCCGGTTCGGCGAGAAGGTCTCCGAAGAGATGAAGGCGCGCCTCATGGTCGGCATGGGGCAGAACGCGGGCGTCGTCGACGTGGGCGAGGGCTGGGCGGTCACCTTCAAGGCCGAATCCCACAACCACCCGTCGTTCATCGAGCCGTTCCAGGGCGCCGCGACGGGCGTCGGCGGCATCGTCCGCGACATCATCTCGATGGGCGCGCGCCCCGTCGCCGTCATGGACGCCCTGCGCTTCGGCGCCATCGACCACCCCGACACCCCCCGCGTCGTGCACGGCGTGACCAGCGGCATCAGCTTCTACGGCAACTGCCTGGGCCTGCCCAACATCGGCGGCGAGACGGTCTTCGACGCCGTCTACCAGGCCAACCCGCTCGTCAACGCCCTCGCGGTCGGCGTGCTGCGCCACGAGGACCTCAAGCTCGCCAACGCCACCGGCGTGGGCAACAAGGTCGTCCTGTTCGGCGCCCGCACCGGCGGCGACGGCATCGGCGGGGCCAGCATCCTCGCATCCGACACGTTCGCCGACGGCGGCCCCACCAAGCGCCCCGCCGTGCAGGTCGGCGACCCCTTCGCCGAGAAGGTGCTCATCGAGTGCTGCCTCGAGCTGTTCCAGAACGAGCTCGTCGAGGCCATCCAGGACCTCGGCGCCGCCGGGATCTCCTGCGCGACCAGCGAGCTGGCCGCCAACGGCAACTCCGGCATGCACGTCTCCCTCGACGACGTGCTGCTGCGCGACCCCACGCTCACCGCCGAGGAGATCCTCATGAGCGAGTCGCAGGAGCGGATGATGGCCATCGTCACCCCCGACAAGCTCGACGCCTTCATGGCGGTCGTGAACAAGTGGGAGGTCGAGACCAGCGTGCTCGGCGAGGTCACCGGCGACGGCCGCCTCGTCATCGACTGGCGGGGCGAGCGCATCGTCGACGTCGACCCGTCCACGGTCGCCGTGGACGGTCCGGTCTACGACCGTCCGGTCGCCTACCCGACGTGGATCGACGCGCTGCAGGCGGATGCCGCGGAGCTGCTGCCCCGCTCGAACGACCCGGCCGTGCTGCGCGAGCAGTTCCTCGCCCTCCTCGGCTCCCCGAACCTCGCCGACACCAGCTGGATCACCGACCAGTACGACTACTACGTCGGCGGCAACACCGCGCTGGCCTTCCCCGACGACGCGGGCATGATGCGCGTGGACGAGGAGTCCGGCCTGGGCTTCGCGATCGCCACCGACGCGAACGGCCGCTACAGCCAGCTCGACCCCTATGCGGGTGCGCAGCTGGCCCTCGCCGAGGCGTACCGCAACGTCGCCGTCACCGGCGCCGTGCCCACCGCGATCACCGACTGCCTGAACTTCGGATCCCCGGAGAACCCTGAGGTCATGTGGCAGTTCGGCCAGACCGTGGACGCCCTGGCCGACGGATGCCACCAGCTGGGCACCCCGGTCACCGGCGGCAACGTGTCGTTCTACAACCAGACCGGTGACGTCCCCATCCACCCCACCCCCCTCGTGGGCGTCATGGGCATCATCGAGGACGTCTCCCGCCGCATCCCGTCGGGTTGGCAGGACGAGGGCCAGAACATCTACCTGCTGGGCACCACGTCCACCGAGCTGTCCGGCTCCGCGTGGGCGGACGTCGTGCACGGCCACCTCGGCGGCCTGCCCCCGAAGGTCGACCTCGCCCGCGAGAAGGACCTCGCGGGCCTGCTGTCCGCCGCCCGCGACGAGTGGCTCATCTCCTCCGCCCACGACCTGTCCGAGGGCGGCTTGGGCCAGGCCCTCGCCGAGGGTGTCATGCGGTTCGGTCTGGGCGCGCGCGTGTGGCTGACCGAGCTGATGGACCGCGACGGCGTGGATGCGGCATCCGCCCTGTTCTCCGAGTCGACCGGGCGCGTGATCGTCACCGTGCCGCGTGAGGATGACGTGAAGTTCCGCGGCCTGTGCGAGGGGCGCGGCTACCCGGTGCTGCGCATCGGCGTGACCGACTCCGCACCGGTGCTCGAGGTGCAGGACGTGTTCACCCTGACCGTTGACGAGCTGCGCACGGTGTCGCAGGCGACCCTGCCCGCGGTGTTCGGGCCCACCGTCTCCGAGGCGGCCGCGTGA
- the gnd gene encoding phosphogluconate dehydrogenase (NAD(+)-dependent, decarboxylating) codes for MQLGMIGLGRMGANIVRRLMADGHDCVAYDVNQEAVTALAAEGAVGASDLADFASKLQTPRVVWMMVPASLTGSVVEQIAEVLEPGDILIDGGNSNYRDDVRRAKALREKGIEYVDAGTSGGVFGLERGYCLMVGGTEAAVSHIEPLLKTIAPGAGEIERTPGRTGELAPEEQGYLHCGPSGSGHFVKMVHNGIEYGIMAALAEGLNILDNADAGVREAEHSAEIAPLEEPEYYQFPIDTAKVSELWRRGSVISSWLLDLTATALHENPTLDGLAGRVSDSGEGRWTVKAAVDVGVPVPVLAASLFERFASRDEDQFANQVLSAMRLQFGGHKELPAGDSLEAGGRKSDLS; via the coding sequence ATGCAGCTGGGAATGATCGGACTCGGGCGGATGGGCGCGAACATCGTCCGTCGACTGATGGCGGACGGACACGACTGTGTCGCGTACGACGTCAACCAGGAGGCCGTCACCGCGCTCGCCGCCGAGGGCGCTGTCGGGGCGTCCGATCTGGCCGACTTCGCCTCGAAGCTGCAGACCCCGCGCGTGGTGTGGATGATGGTCCCCGCCTCGCTCACCGGCTCGGTCGTCGAGCAGATCGCCGAGGTGCTCGAGCCCGGTGACATCCTCATCGACGGCGGCAACTCGAACTACCGTGACGACGTGCGCCGCGCCAAGGCGCTGCGGGAGAAGGGCATCGAGTACGTCGATGCGGGCACCAGCGGCGGCGTGTTCGGCCTCGAGCGCGGCTACTGCCTCATGGTCGGCGGCACGGAAGCCGCCGTGAGCCACATCGAGCCGCTGCTGAAGACCATCGCACCCGGTGCCGGCGAGATCGAACGCACCCCGGGTCGTACGGGAGAGCTCGCGCCCGAGGAACAGGGCTACCTGCACTGCGGGCCGTCGGGTTCCGGCCACTTCGTGAAGATGGTGCACAACGGCATCGAGTACGGGATCATGGCCGCTCTCGCCGAGGGCCTGAACATCCTCGACAACGCCGACGCCGGTGTGCGCGAGGCCGAGCACTCCGCGGAGATCGCCCCGCTGGAGGAGCCGGAGTACTACCAGTTCCCCATCGACACGGCCAAGGTCAGCGAACTGTGGCGTCGCGGATCGGTCATCTCCTCGTGGCTGCTGGACCTGACCGCGACCGCGCTGCACGAGAACCCCACCCTCGACGGGCTCGCCGGTCGGGTGTCCGACTCGGGTGAGGGCCGCTGGACCGTGAAGGCCGCCGTCGATGTGGGCGTTCCGGTGCCCGTGCTGGCCGCCTCGCTGTTCGAGCGCTTCGCCTCGCGCGATGAGGACCAGTTCGCCAACCAGGTGCTCTCCGCCATGCGCCTGCAGTTCGGCGGGCACAAGGAGCTTCCCGCGGGCGATTCGCTGGAGGCCGGCGGGCGCAAGTCCGACCTCAGCTGA
- a CDS encoding TraR/DksA family transcriptional regulator, whose amino-acid sequence MTQITRETLVGLRREAEERAAAAASALAELVHDRQGSNDDDEHDPEGVTLSSEWSRLTALSDAAQSELRSIDDALRRWDAGTYGVCARCGRPIPAGRLEARPFAELCVPCAEKAG is encoded by the coding sequence ATGACGCAGATCACCCGGGAGACGCTCGTCGGCCTCCGCCGTGAGGCGGAGGAGCGGGCGGCGGCCGCGGCATCCGCTCTCGCCGAGCTCGTGCACGACCGTCAGGGCTCCAACGATGACGATGAGCACGACCCGGAGGGGGTGACGCTGTCGTCGGAGTGGTCCCGGCTGACCGCCCTGTCGGATGCCGCGCAGAGCGAGCTGCGCAGCATCGACGACGCCCTGAGGCGATGGGATGCGGGCACCTACGGCGTCTGCGCGAGGTGCGGTCGGCCGATCCCCGCCGGACGGCTGGAGGCGCGCCCGTTCGCGGAGCTGTGCGTGCCGTGCGCGGAGAAGGCCGGCTGA
- a CDS encoding SGNH/GDSL hydrolase family protein → MTSDLTALHALLEGDTPLNWVFTGDSITHGVVHTHGARSFVDHLHELIRNDLLRLQDVVLNTAISGWKVVQLLEDFDRRVATWHPHVVTLMIGTNDCSTTGASPIEPAEFAASVTEVVRRVRELDAIPVLQTQPAVDVLHAPERARIAEFAQAVRDVAEAEGTILVDQFARFAALGEGRQGGVPWGLMADPFHPGAAGHAVLALEIAQTLGISPEPDRDRVLPFLRAQVQAAR, encoded by the coding sequence ATGACCAGTGACCTCACCGCCCTGCACGCCCTGCTCGAGGGCGACACTCCACTCAACTGGGTGTTCACCGGCGACTCCATCACCCACGGGGTGGTCCACACGCACGGGGCGCGCAGCTTCGTCGACCACCTGCACGAGCTGATCCGCAACGACCTGCTGCGCCTGCAGGACGTCGTGCTCAACACGGCGATCAGCGGCTGGAAGGTCGTGCAGCTGCTGGAGGACTTCGACCGGCGCGTCGCGACCTGGCATCCGCACGTCGTGACGCTCATGATCGGCACCAACGACTGCTCCACCACCGGGGCCTCCCCCATCGAACCGGCCGAGTTCGCGGCATCCGTCACCGAGGTCGTGCGTCGCGTGCGCGAGCTGGACGCGATCCCCGTGCTGCAGACCCAGCCCGCCGTCGACGTGCTGCACGCACCCGAACGCGCGCGCATCGCCGAGTTCGCGCAGGCGGTCCGCGACGTCGCGGAGGCGGAGGGGACCATCCTCGTCGACCAGTTCGCGAGGTTCGCCGCGCTCGGCGAGGGACGCCAGGGAGGAGTCCCCTGGGGGCTCATGGCCGACCCGTTCCACCCCGGTGCCGCCGGGCACGCCGTCCTGGCATTGGAGATCGCGCAGACGCTGGGGATCAGCCCCGAGCCCGACCGCGACCGGGTGCTGCCCTTCCTGCGCGCGCAGGTGCAGGCCGCGCGGTGA
- a CDS encoding Gfo/Idh/MocA family oxidoreductase, whose product MDGTPRIGIVGSGGIAPSHIEGWLALDAAVAILRRTGADALAARYGIRVVDDLDELIAGAEIVDIVSPTLTHPDIARRAFAAGRHVVCEKPLAANAAQAQELADAAASAGVRLFPAHVVRYVEGYRRLHEQRASIGALAELTFRRTVAAPESAWFYSQDAGGGLIRDLMIHDLDQALWLAGPVAEVSATQDPPATDGIVQPPVSAQVTLTHRQGAISHIRGDWSEPGTRFHSEASLVGEHGSLSVDTDEAAEPGAAGDAAGSPASVADPHREQLADVLHAVRTGADARVAPADGVAAVALVDAAYASLATGRPVAV is encoded by the coding sequence ATGGACGGCACGCCGCGGATCGGGATCGTCGGATCGGGTGGGATCGCCCCCTCGCACATCGAGGGCTGGCTGGCCCTGGATGCGGCGGTCGCCATCCTGCGCCGCACGGGGGCGGATGCCCTGGCCGCACGCTACGGCATCCGCGTCGTCGACGATCTGGACGAGCTCATCGCCGGAGCCGAGATCGTCGACATCGTCAGCCCCACCCTCACGCATCCGGACATCGCCCGCCGCGCGTTCGCGGCGGGCAGGCACGTGGTGTGCGAGAAGCCGCTGGCCGCGAACGCCGCACAGGCGCAGGAGCTGGCGGATGCCGCAGCGTCGGCGGGTGTGAGGCTGTTCCCCGCGCACGTCGTGCGCTACGTCGAGGGCTACCGGCGACTGCACGAGCAGCGCGCCTCGATCGGCGCGCTCGCGGAGCTGACCTTCCGGCGCACGGTCGCGGCGCCGGAGTCCGCCTGGTTCTACTCGCAGGACGCCGGCGGCGGCCTCATCCGCGACCTGATGATCCACGACCTCGACCAGGCGCTGTGGTTGGCGGGCCCGGTCGCCGAGGTGTCGGCGACGCAGGACCCGCCGGCGACGGACGGGATCGTGCAGCCGCCGGTCTCGGCGCAGGTCACTCTCACGCACCGCCAGGGGGCGATCAGCCACATCCGCGGGGACTGGTCCGAGCCCGGCACGCGGTTCCACTCCGAGGCGTCACTCGTGGGCGAGCACGGCTCGCTGTCCGTGGACACCGACGAGGCCGCCGAGCCCGGCGCGGCCGGTGACGCGGCCGGCAGCCCGGCATCCGTCGCCGATCCGCACCGGGAGCAGCTCGCCGACGTCCTGCACGCCGTCCGCACCGGAGCGGATGCCCGGGTCGCGCCCGCCGACGGCGTCGCGGCCGTCGCCCTCGTGGACGCGGCGTACGCGTCCCTGGCGACCGGCCGCCCGGTCGCGGTCTGA
- a CDS encoding RidA family protein → MPKTGFHAEGAPAPAGPYSHGVVANGFLYTAGFGPQDAANDNAIADNVGDQTRQVLRNIEKVLAVHDLTMADVVKTTVHLQDLGDFAEFNEAYAEFFQAPYPVRTTVGSQLANILVEIDVVAALPQA, encoded by the coding sequence ATGCCCAAGACAGGCTTCCACGCCGAAGGCGCCCCCGCCCCCGCAGGCCCGTACAGCCACGGGGTGGTCGCCAACGGCTTCCTGTACACGGCGGGCTTCGGCCCGCAGGACGCCGCCAACGACAACGCGATCGCCGACAACGTGGGCGACCAGACCCGCCAGGTGCTGCGCAACATCGAGAAGGTGCTCGCCGTGCACGACCTGACCATGGCCGACGTGGTCAAGACGACCGTGCACCTGCAGGACCTCGGCGACTTCGCGGAGTTCAACGAGGCGTACGCCGAATTCTTCCAGGCGCCCTACCCGGTGCGCACGACCGTCGGCTCGCAGTTGGCGAACATCCTCGTCGAGATCGACGTGGTCGCCGCCCTCCCGCAGGCCTGA
- a CDS encoding IclR family transcriptional regulator, producing the protein MSQSVERAASILEALAAQPATVIELAERFGIHRSTMFRELQSLEQVGFVRRQADGTYVVGIRLAVLGGAALEQLDLRDAAYAHLRRLHGIVGNTLHLGALIGDEIVYVDKVEDASGVRMYSRVGAAVRPHCSGIGKAVLAELPVDRRDSVLAGCDWHPYTANTLTSRAALDADLAVTARRGWAFDDAEFEDFVGCVAVPIVTAAGVVGALSLTALRVAQSRRQLEQRVPILRETAAAISHQLG; encoded by the coding sequence ATGTCGCAGAGTGTGGAGAGAGCGGCCAGCATCCTCGAGGCGCTCGCCGCGCAGCCGGCGACGGTGATCGAACTCGCCGAACGGTTCGGCATCCATCGCTCGACCATGTTCCGCGAGCTGCAGAGCCTGGAGCAGGTCGGGTTCGTGCGCCGCCAGGCCGACGGCACCTACGTCGTCGGGATCCGGCTCGCCGTGCTGGGCGGTGCGGCGCTCGAGCAGCTCGACCTGCGCGACGCCGCGTACGCGCACCTGCGACGACTGCACGGCATCGTCGGCAACACCCTGCATCTGGGCGCGCTCATAGGCGACGAGATCGTCTACGTCGACAAGGTGGAGGACGCCTCGGGGGTGCGGATGTACTCGCGCGTCGGTGCCGCCGTGCGGCCGCACTGCAGCGGCATCGGCAAGGCGGTGCTCGCGGAGCTGCCCGTCGACCGGCGCGACAGCGTGCTGGCCGGCTGCGACTGGCATCCGTACACGGCGAACACCCTCACCAGCCGCGCCGCCCTCGACGCCGACCTGGCCGTGACCGCGCGCCGCGGCTGGGCGTTCGACGACGCCGAGTTCGAGGACTTCGTGGGCTGCGTGGCCGTGCCCATCGTGACGGCCGCGGGGGTGGTGGGGGCGCTGTCCCTCACCGCGCTGCGCGTCGCCCAGAGCCGCCGACAGCTCGAACAGCGCGTGCCCATCCTGCGGGAGACGGCCGCCGCGATCTCCCACCAGCTGGGATGA
- a CDS encoding N-acyl-D-amino-acid deacylase family protein has product MLESRMSRTVLRGGSIAAPDGLVRADVAFEGDLITEVGAVPPREGDAVVDAAGRLILPGFVDAHSHADGLLRDPDVTRALLRQGVTTVIGGQDGISYAPGDGSYASAYFAAINGPHPTYRGGGVAALLASVDGASPVNAGYLVPAGTVRFEVCGRREGAASDAERARMGELVAQGMAEGALGLSTGLDYVPGIFQDAAEIAALCVPVASAGGVYVSHMRGGYENNTAAGIDEMRAISEAASRAAGAPLPVHVSHLHADADIVLTQIDALAEAGVDATFDAYPYIRGCTLLGMPLLPPEISALETDEIVARLTDPSGRDALRETCVQRASHSPSLGPDWPDMIALAHIAASAFAWAHGLTLREAAARAGADPMDFAFDVLAASRMESSAVMAVHNPRPDGELARIFAHPAHTGGSDGIFIGAHPHPRAAGSFARYLRVFVRELGTWSWADAVHHLSAQPADRFGLGRRGVIEAGAVADVLLVDPETVADAATYERPTEPAVGIDDVFVAGVQVLAGGELTGALPGRGLRREGA; this is encoded by the coding sequence ATGCTGGAGAGCAGGATGTCTCGCACGGTCCTCCGCGGCGGCTCGATCGCCGCACCCGACGGCCTCGTCCGCGCCGATGTGGCGTTCGAGGGCGATCTCATCACCGAGGTCGGCGCGGTGCCGCCGCGGGAGGGGGATGCCGTCGTCGACGCCGCCGGGCGGCTGATCCTGCCCGGGTTCGTCGACGCGCACTCGCACGCCGACGGCCTGCTGCGCGACCCCGACGTGACCAGGGCGCTGCTGCGGCAGGGCGTGACGACGGTCATCGGCGGACAGGACGGCATCTCCTACGCGCCCGGCGACGGCTCCTACGCGAGCGCCTACTTCGCGGCCATCAACGGCCCGCATCCGACCTACCGCGGTGGCGGGGTGGCCGCGCTCCTGGCATCCGTCGACGGGGCCTCTCCGGTGAACGCGGGGTATCTCGTCCCCGCCGGCACGGTGCGCTTCGAGGTGTGCGGCAGGCGCGAGGGGGCGGCGTCGGATGCCGAGCGCGCACGCATGGGCGAGCTCGTCGCGCAGGGGATGGCGGAAGGGGCGCTCGGGCTGTCGACCGGCCTGGACTACGTGCCGGGCATCTTCCAGGATGCCGCGGAGATCGCCGCGCTGTGCGTGCCGGTGGCCAGCGCCGGCGGCGTGTACGTCAGCCACATGCGCGGCGGATACGAGAACAACACGGCGGCGGGGATCGACGAGATGCGCGCGATCTCCGAGGCCGCGTCGCGAGCGGCGGGAGCGCCGCTGCCCGTGCACGTGTCGCACCTGCACGCGGATGCCGACATCGTCCTGACCCAGATCGATGCGCTCGCCGAGGCGGGGGTGGATGCGACCTTCGACGCCTACCCGTACATCCGCGGCTGCACGCTGTTGGGCATGCCGTTGCTGCCGCCGGAGATCTCGGCGCTGGAGACCGATGAGATCGTCGCGCGCCTCACCGACCCGTCCGGGCGGGACGCCCTGCGCGAGACGTGCGTGCAGCGCGCCTCGCACAGCCCGAGTCTCGGCCCGGACTGGCCCGACATGATCGCGCTGGCGCACATCGCGGCATCCGCGTTCGCGTGGGCGCACGGCCTCACCCTGCGCGAGGCCGCAGCCCGCGCCGGCGCCGATCCGATGGACTTCGCGTTCGACGTGCTCGCGGCATCCCGCATGGAGAGCAGCGCCGTCATGGCCGTGCACAATCCGCGTCCGGACGGCGAGCTGGCGCGCATCTTCGCGCACCCCGCGCACACGGGAGGCTCGGACGGCATCTTCATCGGCGCACACCCGCATCCCCGGGCGGCGGGGTCGTTCGCCCGGTATCTGCGCGTGTTCGTGCGCGAGCTGGGCACCTGGTCGTGGGCGGATGCCGTGCATCACCTCTCCGCGCAGCCGGCCGACCGGTTCGGGCTCGGGCGCCGGGGCGTGATCGAGGCCGGCGCGGTCGCCGATGTGCTGCTGGTGGATCCCGAGACCGTGGCGGACGCCGCGACCTACGAGCGGCCGACGGAGCCCGCCGTGGGGATCGACGACGTGTTCGTCGCGGGCGTGCAGGTGCTCGCCGGAGGCGAGCTCACCGGCGCGCTGCCCGGCCGCGGCCTGCGCAGGGAAGGGGCCTGA
- a CDS encoding alanine racemase, with amino-acid sequence MNDDEQLLTARDKGIPARAVGMTASAFLATEPRLDEFWTPLVVLDDSAMRANVATMAAWCAQRGLQIMPHGKTTMVPELWKRQTDAGALGITLATMGQVRTGRDLGLDSIMLANSAVDPRSLAWLAGELADPDFRFVCWADSVATVDAMERALRGVDPARPIDVCVELGAAGGRTGARTPEDAMAVARRLAASEVLRLAGVAGYEGSLAHDRSEQGLAAVRAYLQAQLELHRALAPLYDEGELYVTAGGSAYFDIVAEVWGGAERDARTHFTLRSGAYIVHDDGFYRGISPFDEGGPGLPDGPHFVSAMHGIARVVSSPEPGLALVDAGKRDFPYDEGLPIPRATADELAGPWHPVDATVSAMNDQHTYVRPAQPLAVGSVVRFGLSHPCTAFDKWRVLPVVENVESGAVTGLIRTWF; translated from the coding sequence ATGAACGATGACGAACAGCTGCTCACGGCCCGCGACAAGGGGATCCCGGCGCGGGCCGTCGGGATGACGGCATCCGCCTTCCTCGCGACCGAGCCGCGCCTCGACGAGTTCTGGACGCCGCTGGTCGTGCTCGACGACTCCGCCATGCGCGCGAACGTCGCCACGATGGCGGCCTGGTGCGCGCAGCGGGGGCTGCAGATCATGCCCCACGGCAAGACGACCATGGTGCCCGAGCTGTGGAAGCGGCAGACGGATGCCGGGGCGCTCGGCATCACCCTGGCGACCATGGGGCAGGTGCGCACCGGCCGCGACCTGGGTCTGGACTCGATCATGCTCGCCAACTCCGCCGTCGACCCCCGCTCGCTCGCATGGTTGGCCGGCGAGCTCGCCGACCCCGACTTCCGCTTCGTGTGCTGGGCGGACTCGGTGGCCACCGTCGACGCCATGGAGCGTGCGCTGCGCGGGGTGGACCCGGCCCGTCCGATCGACGTGTGCGTCGAACTGGGGGCGGCCGGCGGGCGCACCGGTGCGCGCACGCCCGAGGACGCGATGGCGGTCGCGCGGCGCCTGGCGGCATCCGAGGTGCTGCGCCTCGCCGGCGTCGCCGGCTACGAGGGAAGCCTCGCGCACGACCGCTCCGAGCAGGGCCTCGCCGCCGTGCGCGCCTACCTCCAGGCGCAGCTGGAGCTGCACCGCGCGCTCGCGCCGCTGTACGACGAGGGCGAGCTGTACGTCACGGCGGGCGGCAGCGCCTACTTCGATATCGTCGCCGAGGTGTGGGGCGGCGCCGAGCGAGACGCCCGCACGCACTTCACGCTGCGCTCGGGGGCGTACATCGTGCACGACGACGGCTTCTACCGCGGCATCTCGCCGTTCGACGAGGGCGGACCCGGGCTGCCGGACGGGCCGCACTTCGTCAGCGCGATGCACGGCATCGCCCGCGTGGTCTCCAGCCCCGAGCCGGGGCTGGCGCTGGTGGACGCCGGCAAGCGGGACTTCCCCTACGACGAGGGCCTGCCCATCCCGCGCGCCACCGCCGACGAGCTCGCCGGGCCCTGGCATCCGGTCGACGCCACCGTCTCGGCGATGAACGACCAACACACCTATGTGCGCCCCGCCCAGCCGCTCGCCGTCGGCTCCGTCGTGCGGTTCGGGCTCTCCCATCCCTGCACGGCGTTCGACAAGTGGCGGGTGCTGCCGGTCGTCGAGAACGTGGAGTCCGGCGCGGTGACCGGCCTGATCCGCACGTGGTTCTGA
- a CDS encoding sugar kinase — MPDASAPRLITIGETMALVTPAHAEQLATAQDVRLLVGGAESNVAVHAARLGIPTAWISALGDDALGERVRDEVARHGVDVGWVTSDPDAPTGVYFKDPGRGVLYYRRGSAAAAMSPDNLASVPLEQAEIVHVSGITPALSRSCADLVESVLDRMATAPGLVSFDVNHRPVLWEPGEAASALLTLARRADIVLVGLDEADGLWGTADADAVRALLPEPGLLVVKDGDVGATEFDSRGGADARTFAPAIRTEVVEAVGAGDAFAAGYLCALLQGAGAAQRLASGHRRAHLVLQSTDDVPPDDGTPAMPSERPSTK, encoded by the coding sequence ATGCCCGACGCATCCGCACCACGCCTGATCACGATCGGCGAGACGATGGCTCTGGTCACCCCGGCGCACGCCGAGCAGCTGGCCACCGCGCAGGACGTGCGCCTGCTCGTCGGCGGTGCGGAGTCGAACGTCGCCGTGCACGCCGCACGGCTGGGCATCCCCACCGCATGGATCAGCGCCCTCGGAGACGATGCGCTCGGCGAGCGCGTGCGCGATGAGGTCGCCCGGCACGGCGTGGACGTCGGCTGGGTCACGAGCGACCCGGATGCCCCGACGGGCGTCTACTTCAAGGATCCCGGTCGCGGCGTGCTCTACTACCGGCGCGGCTCCGCGGCGGCCGCGATGAGCCCCGACAACCTCGCCTCCGTGCCGCTCGAGCAGGCCGAGATCGTGCACGTGTCCGGCATCACCCCGGCGCTCTCCCGCAGCTGCGCGGACCTCGTCGAGAGCGTGCTCGATCGCATGGCGACCGCACCCGGCCTCGTCAGCTTCGACGTGAACCACCGCCCGGTCCTCTGGGAGCCGGGTGAGGCGGCATCCGCTCTGCTCACGCTCGCCCGGCGCGCCGACATCGTGCTGGTCGGCCTCGACGAGGCCGACGGACTGTGGGGCACCGCCGACGCCGACGCCGTGCGCGCGCTGCTGCCCGAGCCCGGCCTGCTCGTCGTCAAGGACGGCGATGTGGGCGCGACGGAGTTCGACAGCCGCGGCGGCGCCGACGCGCGCACCTTCGCACCCGCGATCAGGACCGAGGTGGTCGAGGCCGTGGGCGCCGGCGACGCGTTCGCCGCCGGCTACCTGTGCGCACTCCTGCAGGGCGCGGGCGCTGCACAGAGACTGGCCTCCGGCCATCGCCGTGCGCACCTGGTGCTGCAGTCCACCGACGACGTCCCGCCCGATGACGGCACCCCCGCCATGCCGAGCGAGCGCCCCTCCACGAAGTGA